The Actinopolyspora erythraea genome has a segment encoding these proteins:
- a CDS encoding sarcosine oxidase subunit gamma: MTVLNKVESETAAPETATAARHSPLEHRAAELERRSASGARGVRLREEPFLTQINLRTPPGGAEASAVSESLGLPLPTANRVSGDEHDAVLWLGPDESLIVAPDGRAEHLLRTVRDAQRGGSGSAVDVSANRTTLRLSGPAAREVLEKLCSLDLHPRSFGPGDCAQTLLGRVIVVLWQLDREPGYRIMVRCSFADYLVDLLLDAMAEFLDG, from the coding sequence GTGACGGTCCTGAACAAGGTTGAATCCGAAACCGCCGCGCCCGAAACCGCCACCGCGGCGCGGCACAGCCCCCTGGAGCACCGCGCCGCCGAGCTCGAACGCCGCTCGGCCTCGGGAGCTCGTGGCGTCAGGCTGCGCGAGGAACCGTTCCTGACCCAGATCAACCTCCGCACCCCACCGGGCGGCGCCGAGGCCTCGGCCGTGTCGGAGTCGCTGGGACTGCCGCTGCCAACGGCCAACAGGGTCAGCGGCGACGAGCACGACGCGGTGCTCTGGCTGGGGCCCGACGAGTCGCTGATCGTGGCCCCGGACGGGCGCGCCGAGCACCTGCTGCGCACCGTCCGGGACGCCCAGCGGGGCGGTTCCGGCTCGGCGGTGGACGTCTCGGCCAACCGCACCACACTGCGCCTCTCCGGCCCCGCGGCACGCGAGGTGCTGGAGAAGCTGTGCTCGCTCGACCTGCACCCGCGTTCCTTCGGCCCGGGGGACTGTGCGCAGACCCTGCTGGGGCGGGTGATCGTGGTGCTGTGGCAGCTGGACCGGGAGCCCGGTTACCGCATCATGGTGCGTTGTTCTTTCGCCGACTACCTGGTCGATCTGCTGTTGGACGCGATGGCGGAGTTCCTCGACGGCTGA
- a CDS encoding IclR family transcriptional regulator, whose amino-acid sequence MSESADARGRGSGALVQSVDRAVTILELVARNGEVGITEIAGELGVHKSTASRLVSVLETRGLVEQLKDRGKYAIGFGVVRLAGAATERMDLPRLGAPYCDSLAAELGETVNIAIRDHDVAINISQARGTASVTAHNWVGQRTPLHATSSGKVLFAYAPTEDQEDLLGEELQRYTARTITDPEELRKEFQAIERDGYATSYEELELGLNAAAVAVHNHNGGVVAALSASGPSYRFSRRRMRELVDAMTVASKELSAQLGYLES is encoded by the coding sequence GTGAGTGAATCAGCGGACGCACGCGGTAGGGGATCGGGGGCGTTGGTCCAGTCGGTGGATCGCGCGGTGACGATCCTGGAACTGGTGGCACGCAACGGCGAAGTGGGGATAACCGAGATCGCCGGAGAGCTGGGCGTGCACAAGTCCACCGCGTCGAGGCTGGTCAGCGTGTTGGAGACGCGCGGATTGGTGGAACAGCTCAAGGACAGGGGAAAGTACGCCATCGGTTTCGGAGTGGTACGGCTCGCCGGTGCCGCCACCGAGCGGATGGACCTGCCCCGGTTGGGCGCACCCTACTGCGACTCATTGGCCGCCGAACTCGGTGAGACCGTCAACATCGCCATCCGGGACCACGACGTGGCGATCAACATCAGTCAGGCGAGGGGGACCGCCTCCGTCACCGCCCACAACTGGGTGGGGCAACGGACCCCGTTGCACGCCACTTCGAGCGGCAAGGTGCTCTTCGCATACGCCCCGACCGAGGACCAGGAGGACCTGCTCGGCGAGGAGCTGCAGCGCTACACGGCGCGAACCATCACCGACCCCGAGGAGCTCCGCAAGGAGTTCCAGGCCATCGAACGCGACGGCTACGCGACCAGCTACGAGGAACTCGAACTCGGGCTCAACGCGGCGGCCGTGGCGGTCCACAACCACAACGGCGGTGTCGTCGCCGCGCTGAGCGCCTCCGGACCCTCCTACCGGTTCTCCCGCAGGAGGATGCGCGAGCTCGTCGACGCCATGACGGTGGCCTCCAAGGAGCTGTCGGCCCAGCTCGGTTATCTGGAGTCCTGA